GGCCTGCTGGCCTACACGGTGGTCGGCGGCGTCACGAACATGGCCGGCGCTCTCTCCTCTTCCACCTATTTCAGCGGGACGGGGTTCGGGCTGAACGCCGTCAATGCCACCGGCTCGATCGGCGGGCGCTGCACGGCCGTCGCGGCCTCGGGCGGCCTGCTGCTCGTCGGCGCGGGGGCCACCCTCGAGGTCTGGGACCGCTCCGCGCCGCTCGAGCCGGCGCGCCTCGGCGCCGTGCGGCTGCCGGGCCTCGTGCGCTCGCTCGCGGTGAACGGGACGACGGCCTACGCCGCCTGCGGGCCGGCCGGCGTGCAGTTCGTGGACGTTTCCGTCCCCGCGCATCCTGTCCACGTGAACACGTTCGACACCTCCGGCGAGGCGCATGCCGTGGCGGCGGCGGGAAGCTACCTGTACGTCGCCGACGGCATTGCGGGCGTGCGGATCATCAACGCGGCCGACCCGCTGTCCCCGACGCTGGCCGGCGCGTGGCACACGACGGGCCCGGCCCGCGCGATCGCGGTCAGCGCAGGACGGGCGTACGTCCTGGACGAATACGAGGGCCTGGTCATCCTCGACGTCTCCGCGCCCGCCGCGCCGGCGCGGCTGGGCGGATACGCGGACGTCACCTCGGCCCGCGGCCTGGCGGTGGCCGGCACGACGGTCCTGGTGTCCGACGACAACGGCGTGTTCTCCGTGATCAACGCGGCCGTCCCGAACTCGCCGGCGAGGACCGGGAGCGTGCGCCTGAACGCCTTCGGCGAGGCCATGGCGGCCGCGGGCTCGATCGCCTATGTCGCCGCCGGCCCGGCCGGCGTGCTCACCATCAACACCGCCGGGCCCTCCGTGGTCTTCACCAATCCCACACCGGACGCCGCCGCGTCGGTCAGCCTGGACGGGTCCGCGCTCTCGGCGGCCTCGGGCTACGGCGGCGTCCAGACGTTCGATTGCTCGACGCCGCAGGCGCCCGCTCTCCACGGCACCTATCCGGCGGGCGCCCGCGCGTCGGAGGCCGTGTCCGACGGCCTGCACGCCTACGTCGCCGCCGGCGAGCGCGGGCTGGAAATCTTCAGCCTGGCGAATCCCGCCTCGCCGGTGCGCGTCGGCGCGGAGACGAACATCGGCAACGCCCGCTGCGTGGCGCTGGCGGGCCCCCTCGCGGTGGTCGGGGACGGCACGACCGGCGCGCGCGTGGTGGACGTGTCCAGCCCGGCCGCGCCCGTTCTCCTCGGGACCTTCGGCAGCACGAACCTGTCCTTCGTCCGCGCCGCGGCCGCCGCGGGTTCGATGGCCGCCGTGACGGACGGGCGGCGCGTGCTCCTGCTCGACCTCGGCGCGCCCGCATCGCCAGCGCAGTCGGCCGTGTACACGTCCGACGGGTTCGTGTTCGACCTGGCCATGGATACCGGCCACGTCTACGCGGCGGCCGGCGGCGACGGCCTCAAGATCCTCTCTCTTCCCGGTTTCGCCGAAGTCGGGTCGTATGACACGCCCGGCATGGCCGTGGCCGTGACCCTGGACGGCGACCGGGCCTACGTGGCGGACGGGGCCGGCGGCTGGATGCTCCTGGATGTCAGCAATCCCGCCGCGCCGTCCGTGGTCCACGCCTCAATGGACGAGGGCGCGGCGGAAGACGTCGCCGTGGCCGGCTTACTGGCCGCCGTCGGCGGGCCTTCCAATAGGGTATCCGTCCTCGACATGTCGAATCCCCTGACACCCGTTCCGCAGGCTTCGCTGGGGCGCGTGGTCCGGGCGCTGCGGTTGTCCGCCGCGGGCGGCGCGTATGTGCTGACGGCGGAGGACGAGGCCGGGCTGGGCGTCTTCGCCGTGGCGTCCGACGACGCGGACGGCGACGGCCTGCCCGATGCGTGGGAACAGCAGATCGCCGACGCCGATCCGGACGACGGGATCCACGGGCCGGCCGACGTGCAGCCCGGCGACGATTTCGACGGCGATCGGCACACGAACCTGGAGGAACTCGTCGCGGGAACCGACGCCCGGGACGAGCGGTCCGTCTTCGCCCTGTCCGCCTCGGCTTCCGGCGGCGGGCAGCAGGTCATCCACTGGTACAGCGAGCCCGGGAAGCGGTACGACGTGCACCGTTCCACGAACCTGCTCTCGGGTTTCAGCGTGATCCGGTCCGGCGTGGCGGCCGTGCCGCCCGTCAACGCGTACACGGACTCGGTTGTCGGTGTGCACTCTCCGCTGTTCTACATGATCAGCGTTCAGAAATAGCCCGACTCTGGCGCGAGCGTTATGCGCTGTATGCCATAAACCTGCCGCCGCGCCGGATGCGGCAGGGGCGGGCGAGGCTGGAGGGCTTGAAGAAGGCCCGCGGTCGGTTACGTTAAGGTTACAAGATGCGACATCGGTGCCCCAGAACCGGGAGGCGTGTTTCCGCCCGGAAACGGTCTCGAGCCTGGCTGCCATTCTATTTCGTGACCGGAGTGGCGGCGGTGGTGTGGTATCTCGTCCGCGTGTTGCCCCGCCCCAGCCGGGCGAACTATCCCTGCCAGCGTGTCGCGGCGCCGATCGCGTGGGGTTTCGTGGCCTCGCTGCTGGCCTGGCCCGCCGCCCTGTTGGCCTCGCGTCGCGCGCGGAGTTTTCTGCGCGAGCGGCGATTCATCCTGGCCGCGGGGGCCGTGATCCTGGCGGCCGGCGCGGGCCTGGCCGGGCTCGTGGCCTCCGCCGCGAAGTCATCGGCGCTCGCCGCGGCGGAGGCGAAGAACAGTCCGATCGGCTCCGCGCGCGGCACGTTTCCCGGACGCGTGGTCTGGAGCTACGATCCGGCCGCCGCGCAGTGGGACGGCAGCACGGGCTACTGGTGGGAGGACCGGTGGAACAGCCAGGCCGCCGCGGACGCCATGCTGTCGCGCGGCCTGCTCGACCTGACCGGCGCGGCGGACGAGGCCGCGGCGTGGGACACGCTTTTCCGCTACTCGAACAGCTCCCGCGGGCGCGGCGATCGAGGCTACCAGGCCGGCGAAACGATCGCCGTGAAGATCAACCTGAACAACCAGTACTCGGGGTACACGACCACCGACAACCAGCTCGACGCGTCTCCGCACATGGTGCTGGCCCTGCTGCGCCAGCTCGTAAACGAGGCGGGCGTGCCCCAGTCGGCGATCACGGTCTATGACGCCGTAAGGTATATTCCCGACAAGATTTACAACAAGTGTCACGCCGAGTTTCCGCAGGTGGTCTTCATGGACGCCGGCGGAACGGGCGGACGGACGCTGGTGCAGTGGAGTTCGGCCGTCATCCGCTACGCCGTCACGGACTGGCCGGACGGCAGCCCGTGCGGCCAGCGGATTCCCAAGGCCGTCTACCAGGCCGCGTACTCGATCAACATGGCGCTCTTGAAATGCCACGGCACGGCCGGCGTCACGCTGACCGCCAAGAATCACTACGGCACGATTGACGGCCGCGAGCACTGGTACATCAAGGCCCGCTCGCGCACCCTGCCGCTGTACAATCCGCTCGTGGACCTGATGGGCCAGAAGAACGTCGGCGGCAAAACGATGCTGTTTCTCGTCGACGCGCTCTACGGGACCAGCGGCGTGGACCAGCCTCCCCAGCGCTTTCAGCTCGCGCCGTTCAACAACCGGTGGTCGTCGAGCCTCTTCCTGTCACAGGACCCGGTGGCCATCGACTCTGTCGGGCTGGAGTTCCTCAACGCGGAGTTTCCGTCCTCGTACATGCTCAACGCCGATAATTACCTGCACGAGGCCGCCTTGGCGAACAACCCGCCGTCCGGCACGGTGTACGATCCCGAGGGCGACGGCATCCGCCTCGCAAGCCAGGGCGCCCACGAGCACTGGAACGACAACGTGAAGCGGCAGTACTCGCGCAACCTGGGGACCGGCTCCGGGATCGAACTGCGGTTCCTCGCGCCGGCGGACCTGTCCACCGACAGCGACGGCGACGGGCTGACCGACGGCTGGGAATCGCAGTACTTCCGGACGCTGACGGGGGCCGCGGCCGATGGGGATCCGGACGGCGATTCGTATTCCAATCTGGACGAAGCCACGGCGGGAACCGATGCCGCCAGCGCGGACTCGTATTGGAAGGCGGCAGGTATTGTCGATTCAGGCCGCGAAATTGTTCTAAAATGGAACAGTCATACGGGGCGGTCCTATCGCGTCAGCCGCTCGGGGTCCGTGTTGGGGCCTT
The window above is part of the Kiritimatiellia bacterium genome. Proteins encoded here:
- a CDS encoding DUF362 domain-containing protein; amino-acid sequence: MTGVAAVVWYLVRVLPRPSRANYPCQRVAAPIAWGFVASLLAWPAALLASRRARSFLRERRFILAAGAVILAAGAGLAGLVASAAKSSALAAAEAKNSPIGSARGTFPGRVVWSYDPAAAQWDGSTGYWWEDRWNSQAAADAMLSRGLLDLTGAADEAAAWDTLFRYSNSSRGRGDRGYQAGETIAVKINLNNQYSGYTTTDNQLDASPHMVLALLRQLVNEAGVPQSAITVYDAVRYIPDKIYNKCHAEFPQVVFMDAGGTGGRTLVQWSSAVIRYAVTDWPDGSPCGQRIPKAVYQAAYSINMALLKCHGTAGVTLTAKNHYGTIDGREHWYIKARSRTLPLYNPLVDLMGQKNVGGKTMLFLVDALYGTSGVDQPPQRFQLAPFNNRWSSSLFLSQDPVAIDSVGLEFLNAEFPSSYMLNADNYLHEAALANNPPSGTVYDPEGDGIRLASQGAHEHWNDNVKRQYSRNLGTGSGIELRFLAPADLSTDSDGDGLTDGWESQYFRTLTGAAADGDPDGDSYSNLDEATAGTDAASADSYWKAAGIVDSGREIVLKWNSHTGRSYRVSRSGSVLGPFEDLPDELQATPPLNVWTDSAPAASGFYRVSVR